The following proteins are encoded in a genomic region of Arachis ipaensis cultivar K30076 chromosome B02, Araip1.1, whole genome shotgun sequence:
- the LOC107628083 gene encoding putative white-brown complex homolog protein 30 — protein MNGMRNNNGSSYSSSVATLVFLVLFFVSLSLLPTRIQCADQPYVTSFYAEEIYKELQSLATLFTKDIRKTLSFCIKDMKKDWEEAFDFKGRLDFVDSCVKKKGDFRDRICTSVEIRYYFQSFMDTTGTTSQSYVKPNKNCNLSSWVAGCEPGWGCSVGSTVDLKKELPEIPSRIDNCQPCCEGFFCPQGLTCMIPCPLGSYCPIGKLNTTTSTCEPYSYQIPAGDPNHACGSADVWSGVVNNSDIFCDPGSYCPTTTRKVPCDRGYYCRRGSTRQNSCSMLSSCKANTESPNMHAYAALLIVALSTLLIFIYNCTDQILATREKRKADSRERAAKHVKEIAQARQRWRSAKDSITKKKGLQEQLRSFSRRKSMKQDTSNAASASPLPPSDNSSEKKESNLTKMMQSADSDSNSSEGFHLNIGDKNLKNKQPKGKSLHTQSQILRYAYGKIEKEKEQEQNNNLTFSGVISMATNAGEEIKPRPAIEVSFKDLTLTLRGKKKHLLRCVTGKLMPCRVSAVMGPSGAGKTTFLSALAGKVRGCTMTGSILINGKHESIHCYQKIIGFVPQDDIVHGNLTVEENLRFSARCRLSADMAKADKVLIIERVIETLGLQAIRDSLVGTVERRGISGGQKKRVNVGLEMVMEPSLLILDEPTTGLDSASSSLLLKALRREAHEGVNICMVLHQPSYTLFRMFDDIIFLAKGGLTAYHGPVKKVEEYFASIGIPVPDRVNPPDHFIDVLEGIVKPSSGVTYQQLPIKWMLHNGYNVPPDMLHVMAENHDPESSSKGEGEGEGEAGGGEQSEHPWDSVEIEKDHVDSNFLIVKDLSNRRTPGVFRQYRYYLGRVGKQQLREGKSQAVDYLLLLVAGAILGMLTTANDETFGSLGYTFTVIAVSLLCKIAALRSFSLDKLQYWRESASGISSLAHFMSKDTIDLFNTVIKPVVYLSMFYFFSNPRSSFASNYVILLCLVYSATGMAYILAIYLAPSAAQLCSVLFPVVMTLIASQKRDTTLMKILAKLCYPNYALEAFVVANAERYTGVWLITRCSSLKTNDYNVNEWVMCLVILILYGILFRILAFGCLLITQRK, from the exons ATGAATGGGATGAGGAATAATAATGGTAGTTCTTATTCCTCCTCGGTAGCTACTCTTGTTTTCTTGGTGTTGTTTTTTGTATCATTGAGTTTGCTACCAACTAGGATTCAATGTGCGGATCAACCATATGTAACCTCGTTTTATGCTGAGGAAATCTATAAAGAACTTCAGAGTCTTGCAACACTTTTTACTAAGGACATTAGAAAGACTTTAAGCTTCTGCATAAAGGACAt GAAAAAAGATTGGGAGGAAGCTTTTGATTTTAAGGGGAGGTTAGACTTTGTGGATTCTTGTGTAAAGAAAAAAG GAGATTTCAGAGATAGAATATGCACTTCAGTTGAAATAAGGTACTATTTTCAGAGTTTTATGGATACAACAGGAACTACATCTCAGAGTTATGTGAAACCGAACAAGAATTGCAATCTGTCATCATGGGTTGCTGGTTGTGAACCTGGTTGGGGATGTAGTGTTGGAAGCACTGTTGATCTCAAAAAGGAATTACCTGAGATTCCTTCTAGAATTGATAATTGTCAACCTTGTTGTGAGGGTTTCTTTTGCCCTCAAGGCTTGACTTGCATGATAC CTTGCCCACTAGGGTCTTATTGTCCAATTGGGAAACTGAATACAACCACTTCAACATGTGAACC ATATAGCTACCAGATACCTGCAGGAGATCCAAACCATGCATGTGGAAGTGCAGATGTATGGAGTGGAGTTGTGAACAACAGTGATATCTTTTGTGATCCAGGATCATATTGCCCAACTACAACACGTAAAGTGCCTTGTGATCGTGG ATATTACTGCAGAAGGGGTTCCACTCGCCAAAATT CATGCTCCATGTTGAGTTCCTGTAAAGCAAACACAGAAAGCCCAAATATGCATGCTTATGCTGCTTTGCTTATT GTTGCACTGAGTACTCTGCTGATCTTCATTTACAACTGTACTGATCAAATTCTAGCAACAAGAGAAAAGCGAAAGGCGGATTCTAGAGAGCGAGCTGCCAAGCATGTGAAAGAGATTGCGCAAGCAAGACAAAGATGGAGATCAGCCAAAGATAGCATTACAAAGAAGAAAGGTTTGCAAGAACAATTAAGATCCTTTTCGCGCCGAAAATCCATGAAACAGGACACTTCTAATGCTGCTTCTGCTTCTCCTCTGCCACCTTCGGACAACTCTTCTGAGAAAAAGGAAAGCAACCTCACAAAGATGATGCAATCGGCCGACAGCGATTCGAATAGCAGCGAAGGATTCCACTTGAACATTGGAGATAAGAACCTGAAGAACAAGCAACCAAAGGGTAAAAGTCTGCACACACAAAGCCAGATTCTAAGGTATGCTTATGGGAAGATTGAGAAGGAGAAAGAACAAGAACAGAACAATAACTTAACATTCTCTGGAGTTATATCAATGGCTACTAATGCTGGTGAAGAGATTAAACCAAGGCCAGCCATTGAAGTTTCATTCAAGGATTTGACTCTAACTTTGAGAGGGAAAAAGAAGCATCTTCTAAGGTGTGTGACAGGTAAACTGATGCCTTGTAGAGTGTCAGCTGTGATGGGACCCTCTGGAGCTGGCAAGACCACTTTTCTTTCTGCTTTGGCTGGCAAAGTTAGAGGTTGCACCATGACTGGATCTATTCTTATCAATGGCAAACACGAATCCATTCATTGTTATCAAAAGATTATTGGTTTTGTGCCTCAAGATGATATTGTCCATGGTAACTTGACCGTGGAGGAGAATCTTCGTTTTAGCGCAAGATGCAG GTTGTCAGCGGACATGGCAAAAGCAGATAAGGTTCTGATTATAGAGAGAGTAATAGAGACATTAGGACTGCAAGCAATAAGAGATTCCCTTGTTGGGACAGTGGAAAGGAGAGGAATATCAGGAGGACAAAAGAAGCGTGTGAATGTGGGATTAGAAATGGTGATGGAGCCTTCACTATTGATATTAGATGAGCCTACAACAGGTCTTGATAGTGCTTCATCCTCATTGCTTCTTAAAGCTCTTAGGCGTGAAGCCCATGAAGGGGTTAACATATGCATGGTACTTCACCAACCAAGCTATACATTGTTCAGAATGTTTGATGATATAATATTTCTAGCCAAAGGGGGGCTTACTGCATATCATGGACCAGTGAAGAAAGTTGAGGAATACTTTGCTAGCATTGGAATCCCTGTCCCTGACCGTGTGAATCCCCCTGACCACTTCATCGATGTTTTGGAAGGTATTGTTAAGCCTTCTTCCGGTGTCACATACCAGCAGCTTCCCATCAAGTGGATGCTCCATAATGGTTACAATGTTCCTCCTGATATGCTTCATGTAATGGCTGAAAACCATGATCCTGAATCTTCATCCAAgggtgaaggtgaaggtgaaggtgaagcTGGTGGTGGAGAGCAATCAGAGCATCCTTGGGACAGTGTTGAGATAGAGAAAGATCATGTAGACTCAAACTTTTTGATCGTTAAGGATTTGTCCAATCGAAGAACACCTGGTGTATTTCGACAATATAGATACTATCTTGGCAGGGTTGGTAAGCAGCAACTAAGAGAAGGAAAATCTCAAGCAGTTGATTATCTACTTTTGTTAGTTGCTGGTGCTATCTTAGGAATGCTAACTACAGCCAATGATGAAACGTTTGGTTCCCTTGGATATACATTCACAGTTATTGCTGTGT CTCTACTGTGCAAGATTGCAGCTCTTAGATCATTTTCGCTTGACAAATTACAATACTGGAGGGAAAGTGCATCAGGGATTAGTAGTCTTGCTCATTTTATGTCCAAAGACACAATTGATCTTTTCAACACAGTAATCAAGCCTGTGGTGTATCTATCCATGTTCTATTTCTTTAGCAATCCAAGGTCAAGCTTTGCAAGTAACTATGTGATTCTGCTTTGCCTTGTCTACAGTGCTACTGGCATGGCTTATATATTAGCAATTTACTTGGCTCCTTCTGCTGCACAACTG TGTTCAGTGCTTTTTCCTGTGGTTATGACTCTGATTGCAAGCCAAAAGAGAGACACTACACTGATGAAGATCCTAGCAAAACTGTGCTACCCAAATTATGCTTTGGAGGCCTTTGTAGTTGCAAATGCTGAAAGGTACACAGGAGTGTGGCTAATTACACGTTGTAGTTCACTTAAGACTAATGACTATAATGTCAACGAGTGGGTTATGTGCCTTGTAATCCTCATTCTCTATGGAATACTCTTCAGAATTCTCGCCTTTGGTTGTCTCTTGATCACACAAAGGAAGTAG